A region of the Falsibacillus albus genome:
TCGAACAACTAGGCGCTTCACACTTGATCGGATTAGATAAGTTTGCATTAATTGAGCTTTCAAATACTCTTCACCATTTGAACAGATTTGAAAATATGCTGGTTGATGAAGAACTCGATCTTACTCAAGAAATAAAAATTCTTCAGCAAAGAAATACTTTAACTCAAACTGTAGACAGACAAATGAAAAAATTAATGTTGGACCCAGCTAGTCGAAGAGAATTAATTGAGGTGGTTAACAATGACATTTCTAATATCAAACTTGATGATGAAGATGAGAATTTTATCAACAGTTTAATGGCAGGTGTTAACTGATGTTTGAAAAGGAACAAGAACTTATCAGCAAGGCAAAGACTTTGGGCCAGAAGGATGCTCTACAAGTCATGATTAAGAATCCTGAAATACTGGACCCATTAGTCTACACCTTGTTTGCTATCGTTGCTGGAGTTGATAAAATTCTTCCTCATGACAAATACTGCCTACTGTTGAAGAAGAAAGCAATTAAGACGAGCAATAAGAAACTAATACAGATGGTTCAAGAATTTGAGGGAGTAATAAAATGATACGACAATGGATTTTTATAATTGAAAGAAAGTTGATTACAGTACACGAAAGCAATTACACATCAGCAGAAGCACTAGCAAATAAAATCTTCAAAGAATTGAAGAATACACAGGAATGATAACAGTTCTAATCAATTAATTTTGATTGGGACTGTTCCTGTTTTCTATTTGTTTAAGGTCCTTAGCTTTGATCTCCACGAACTGATTTAATTCCTTCAAATTCCTTCAACTTTTCCAAGCCTTCATTAGCACTTTTTGCAGCATTTATGATTTTGAAAAGACGCTTTTCTAGCAAAGATAACTTTTTGTTGGTATATTCTTTAAAATTATTTAGCTCATTTAAAGCTTCTTGCTGTTGTAAAAATAATTCTTCCAACATGATTTCTATATATGATATTTGTACAATCTTAGGTATTTCGTCTAACAATTCTTGATCACTATCATTCATCGTTAACACCCCTTTATCGAAAGTATATATACATCATATATTTTAATCCTTTAGCATCAGGAGGCACACTGTTTTTTTGAAATCAAAGGTCTACTGGAATATCTTTTAACAATTACTAAATACTTTTGTTATTTTAAGATTAATAATATCTAATATGGTAAAATATAACTTAATAAATAAATAGTGTAGGTGAAATTATGGAAACAACATCAATTATTTTAAGTATCATTGCCTCAATCGGAACAATAATCTCCCTTTTATTGAATTTTAAATTGAAAAAAGACTTAGATACACTAAGACAACAAATATCAGGTGATAGAAATATTCAATCAAAGGGAGATAACGTGATAAATAACACCGGGGATAGTAGTACAATTCAGCGCTAGGAAGTGTTAATATGGTCGGTAACAGACGAAATATCGATAGTAACGGTGATCATACCATAAACAGTACAGGTGATGGAGCTACATTTGAAATTAACCATTATGCCGGTCAAAATAAGATCTTAAACAGAACTTATCTGTTTGATTTTTGCGTTCAATTCTCCGAACTTGAAGATGCTTCAGAAGATTATGATACAGAGCTCACTTCTGACTTTGAAGGTAAGATGGATTATAATGAAATTGATTTGTATAAGGAAATTTTTTTTGAATGTGATCATTATCTAGATGATGTTGAATCAATACTTGAAGGAATTCCGCGTAGAGAAAGAATACTCAAAAAAATAAATACTAAGTATAAAAAACTGAAAAGATTTAGCCAGTGGGAAAACAAAGATGAAATCTGTGAAGGTGTTTACCAATATTTATTTGAAACAATTGAAAACGATAATAAATCCAAAGATATGTATCTTGAGGATGCAGAATTAGCAATTCATGCCTTAATGTATTACGCATTCACTAAGTGTAAATTGTTAGATCCAATTCCAAAAGCAGCTGTAAGGTGAACTAATATGCTAATAGACAAGGACTCAAAACCTGAAGAAACAATATTATATTTATCTGCTCAGATACTCCTTAAAATAAAAAAACTCGAAAGGATAAAATTAGCTCTAATTGAGAATTTATATGAGGAAATTGACGAAAAACAACCTTATTTCAAATATAATCTTGCTTTGAATTTTTTATATTTGATTGATAAATTGAAAATAGAAGGGGGGGACTTAGTCTATGTACCTAAAAAGAATGAGGATGAATGAAGGCGTTGGGGAAGAGAAAGAAATTAGAAATGTACCATTTAAAGCGGGAATAAATATTATAGTAGATGAAACTGGGGATACTGATAATTCTCAAGGGAACAATGTTGGTAAAACTACATTTTTAAAGTTAATTGATATTTGTTTTGGCGCTAAGGATAAAAAATATATCTGGACTGATAATGATACTGGTAGTGAAACTACATCATTAAAAAATTATATTAATGATAAAAAGGTATATGTAGAATTAGAAATCATAAAAGGAACATTAATATATTCTCTAAAAGTGGAACTTTTTGAACGGGGAAAAAGATATATTAATGGCGAACATTTTACCTATGATAATTATGTTGATAGGTTAAATGAACTCATTTTTAACATTGAAAAACCTCCTTCTTTTAGACAGTTAATTGGAAAATTTATAAGAATTAAGCAAAAAGAAGATACCAATACTTTTTTAAAGTACCTACATCAAAATACAACTAATGCAGAATATAAGAACATTTATGATTTCTTATTTAAACTTTCCTCTCATGAAGACAGTGAAAGAAAGCTAAAACTTCATAAAGAGATTGAGCAAATAAAGAAAGATATAAGTCAACTTATAAAAATTCACAAATTCTCTAATATTGATGATTTGAGGGAAAGAATAAGGATAGTTCAAAATTCAGTTCGAGAACTAGAGCAAAAAGTAAAGTCTATGATTTATGTAGAGGATTATGAGAAAAATCTAGAAAGAATTTCTAGTATAAAAGAACTGATCAATACTATTAATGACTCCATCGCTTCGCTGTTGTTTAAACGAGCGAAAATAACGAATATACTAGGTAAAGAAGAAAGAGAAGAAGTCACCTTTGATGAATCAGTTTTATTAGAGTTTTATAAAGATGTAGAACGGTCGTTAGGCAGTATATCTAAGGATTTTAATGAACTAGTTGAGTTCAACAAAAGTATCAGGCAAAACAAAATAAAATATTATAAAAATCGGTTGGAGAAAGTTGATATTGATTTAGAAAAAATGGAAAGAGCTCGAGCATCTATTGTAAGAGAAAATAAGAATATTATAAGTATAATAGAAGAGGGTAATTTTAAGGAATTTGAAAATGTGCATAAACAATTAATTGAACAAAGTGAGCAGCTAGGGTTATTATCTAAAATACAAGACCTTTACAATGATTTAATTGATCAATTAGTGGAAAAAAGTGAGAAATACGAAGCAATGAATGGAAACTCTGAATCATTTGATAACTTATCTAATTTCAATGAGTACTTAACCAACTATAGTAATGAAATATTTGGACAGCGCTTGTATTTAACACGTGAGAACTCATTTCCATTGAAATTATCTAATGTTGATGAGGGGCTAGGTACTGGGTATCGGAAAACTATTACATTACTTTTGGATATAGCATATGTCTCCTTTCTAAAAGAACTAGACTTAGAATACCCTAAGTTCTTTGTACATGATGTCTTGGAAACAGTAGATGAACACAATCTCAGCAAAATAGTTGAGTTTATTAATGAAAATGACAGTCAATTTGTTTTTGCAATGCTAAATGAAAAGATAAAAGATTATTCATTTATCGATGAAGACGATAAGATATTGCGACTATCGAAAGATAACAAGCTTTTTAAAATCTAATAATTAGTTTTACATTTTTGATCACCATGATATAGAAGTATCGAGGTGATTTTTTATGCTGCCAACTAAAAAACAGCTTGTACAACATTTATCGGATAAAATGACTAATCAAGACATATCTAACATTTACAATGTAAGCTTTCAGAAAATACAACAACTTATAAAAAATCATGGTCTTAGTCAAAAAGAGCTTAGGAAAGAAAATTTATTTATCGTATATGAACATTGGTTAGATGGGGAAGTCGTATATGTAGGTAGTGGAGTATGGTATAGATGCAGAAGATATACTAATAGAAGAAACTCAGATCATAGGCAGCTAATGAAGGACGGTAAAATTAAATATAAGTTTGTAAGGGAATTTGATAGAGAAGAAGAAGCAAGATCATTTGAATTTATGTTAATTAGGCATTATAAACAAATTGGGCAAGCGAAATTTAATAAACAAACTAGATAAAAACTTGACTGTTTTAAAGACCAAAGGCATAATAGTCAGTAATCGTGTTAACTGATAATATACCAAAGTCCGACATTAGTTGGTACATTTGGTTCTATAAGCATTTTAGTATTTTAGGGGACTCAAAATCGTGTTCCTACGGGAGTGCCGGTTCGACCCCGGCCACCGGTATCAAATAAAAAGGATTGTGAGCTTAGTCAGGTTGACTGGGCTCACAATCCTTTTTTACTATTGATCCGATAATAAATCTATTAAACTACTCCCTTTTTATTTTTTAAACGAATGAGTTTTTCTCTAAAAAATTTTTAGAAATTTTGGAATTATTTTATATGAAACCCTTTACAAATAGAAAATTCTGATAAATAATATAGTCAACGTAACCGGTTTCGAAGGAGTTTAGACAATGCTGACAATCTATGATATTGCTAAGAAAGCAGGTGTTTCTGCGGCGACTGTTTCTAAAGTTTTGAATGGGCGGTCTGATGTAGGGAAGAACACCATAGAGAATGTGAAACGAATTATCGAGGAATTGGGGTATCAGCCCAACTCCATTGCCAGAGGGCTGGCGACAAAGAAGTCCAAAACAGTGGGCGTCTTTTTCCAAGACCACTTGAACACTGGGTTTCGGCATCATTTTTTGCAAGATATTTTAGCAAGTTTTAAGGATGTGATAGGGGAATACGGTTATGATTTGATGTTCTTTGCTAATAATCATCCAGAAAATCAAGTGGAAACATTTGAAGCGCGGGCAAAAAATCGGAATGTTGATGGGTTATTCTTGTTAGGTGTACCACGGACTGATCCGAACCTTATCGGAATTGCCAAAAGCTCTATTCCATGTATGTCAATCGATTTAGATTTAATTGGGAAAAACGCAAATTATTTATGTTCAGACAATATCGGCGGGGCAATGATGGCCATTGATTTTCTGGTGGAGATGGGCCATTCCAAAATTGCTTTCATCTCTGATGTTTTTGTCACTAAGCCTGGTTCCGATCGTTTGACAGGTTTTAAAATGGCAATGGAAAAGCACAAGCTGCCGATAGTAGATAATTGGATCATTCCGAGTGATTTTTCTGAAAATGGCGGGTATCATTCAGTAAAAAAACTGCTTGTAAGCGATGAGCTGCCTTCAGCAATATTTTGTGCAGGAGATATGATGGCAATAGGAGCGATGGATGCCATTCGTGAAGCTGGGATGAAAATCGGTGAGGATATATCAGTCATCGGCTTTGACGATATTACCCTGCTTAAATATGTCACTCCACGGTTGACCACGATTAGACAAAAGAAAGAAACAATGGGGCAGATGGCTGCAAAGGAATTGTTCAAGCTCATGAATGATTCGGATTACTCTACATCTCCGCTTATGATTGAAACAGAATTGGTGATCCGGGATACTGTGGCAAATATAAATTCCTCATCCTTTAAGTAGTCAATGATTTTATAGGAGGTGGTGAAAAACAAAAGGATTTTCTGTAATCATTTTTACGCTTTTACGAAACCGCTTTCGAAAAAATAGGAGGAACGTAAATGAAGAATAAAAGAATATTACCATTAATGCTTATGATCTTTCTTGCTTTTACTTTAGTCCTTTCAGCGTGTACAGATAAAGAAACTTCTTCAGAGACTGGGAAATCGACTTCCAAAAGTGCAAAACCTTTAGTCATTGGTTTGTCGCCTGCAGGTCAATGGCAAGAAAATTTCAACCCATTTTCAAGCACGGCCATGGGTGGGACAAACGGATTGATTTTCCAGCCTCTTTATTATTTTGATCCTGTCAGCGGTAAAGATAATCCAATGCTCGCAACCCAGTTTGAGTGGACAAATGACAATAAAACACTGGTTGCCACTCTCCGTGATAATGTGAAGTGGTCTGATGGCGAAGCCTTTACTGCAGACGATGTGGTATTCACATTTGATTTGCTTAAAAAAGATCCTGCTGCAGATACATCTGGTATCTGGAAGGAAGTTACTTCTGTCGAGAAACAGGGGGATAATCAAGTTGCATTCAATTTTGATCAACCGAATGTCCCGTTCCAATCCTATGTCCTGGGAGTAGACATTGTTCCACAGCACATCTGGAAAGACCTCGGGGACCCATCCAAAGCTAAGATCACCCAAAAGCTTGCGATTGGTACAGGCCCTTATGTATTAGAGTCGTTTACACCACAGCTTTACAAAATGAAAGCGAATTCAAATTTCTACGATGGAGAATATGCGGTTAAAAATCTTGAATTCCCGGTATACAGTGGGAATGATAGTGAACAATTGGCGTTGACGAAAGGTGAGCTGGATTGGGCAGGGATTTTTATTCCTGATGCAGACAAAGTCTATGTCTCTGCAAATAAGGAGAATAACAAGTATTGGTTCCCTCCAAGCAACAACGTCACATTATATCCGAATCTGACAAATCCGCTTTTAAAAGATGTCAATGTTCGAAAGGCGATCAGTCTGGCAATCGATCGCAAGAAACTATCTGATCAGGCTGCTTCTGGATATGATCCATTGCCTAGCACAACGGCATTAATCCTTCCGAGAGACAAAGACTGGGTCGATCCAAGTATTCCCGAAGATAAATTGAAATTTGACTATAACAAAGATGCAGCCGTTAAGACCTTGGAAGATGCCGGCTATAAGAAGGACAAGGATGGAATCTTCGTATCGCCTGATGGAGAAAAATTGTCCTTTACATTGCAAACCGTTTCTGGATGGACCGACTGGGCAACAATGGCACAATTGATTTCACAAGAATTAAACAGTGTCGGGTTCGATGTTAAAGTACAGCAGCCTGATTATGCTGCATATGCCACAAATGTACAAGGCGGTAAATATGATTTGGCCATTTCCTGGACCAATTCTGGCCCAGATCCTTACAAGCAATACCAGGATATGTTGAATAGTCATGGGGGATGGAACTTGGAAAAATGGAATGATCCGGAGACGGATGCAGCATTGAAAAAATTCCAAGGAACTACTGATGAAGCAGTACAAAAAGAAGCGATCAATTACCTCCAAAATGTAATGGTTGAAAAAATGCCGACAATCCCATTAGTCAATGGACCGGTCTGGTATGAATATAGAACAGAAAATTATACAGGCTGGCCAACAGAAGGTGATCCATATGCCAACCCGGCTCCATTCAATTGGCCTGCACCAGCCATTGTCCTGTCAAAATTAAAACCAAATAACTAAAATTCGAACGTTAAAAAAAGGAAAAGGGTATCATGCCCTTTTCCTCATAATTTATTTGCAACAGGGGGGAAATAAATGCGCTACATTATGAACCGCCTCGGTTTTTTTGTCCTTTCATTATGGGCTGCTGTGACGATTAACTTTATTTTGCCGCGGATGATGCCAGGGAGTCCGGCCGATGCCATGTTTGCAAAGTTCCAAGGCCAGTTGACGCCAGCTGCATTAGAGGCGATGAAGAAGGCTTATGGGATAGGACAGTCCAGCCTGTGGCAGCAATACATTGATTATTTGCATGGTCTCCTCACATTTGATTGGGGGTTGTCATTCATGCAATACCCGACGCCAGTCAAGGACATGATTCAAGGCAGCATCCCTTGGACATTGGGATTGGTTGGGTTCTCAACTGTTCTTTCCGTTTTTATCGGCACCACATTGGGGGTTTATATCTCCTGGAAAAGAAGAGGATTTTTAGATAATACACTTCCAATCGTCTCGATGATCTTTCAAGCGATGCCTTACTTTTGGGTGGCTTTGTTATTCGTATTTATTTTCGGATTCAAGCTTAACTGGTTTCCGATGGCACACGGATACGATCCGTCACTGACACCTGGTTTTACCGGAAGTTACATAACCAGTATCATCAATCATGCATTTTTACCTGGAATTACGTTATTACTCGGTTCCTTAAGCGGTTGGATTGTCGGAATGCGCAACAATATGATGTATACACTTGGAGAAGATTACGTTACTTTTGCCGAGGCAAAGGGAGTGAGTACATCCAGGCTGATGTTTTCTTATGCAGCGCGGAATGCCATCTTGCCGCAATTGACCAGTTTTGCGATTGCCATCGGGAATGTGGTCAGCGGTTCCATTCTGACTGAACAGGTTTTCTCCTATCCGGGAATCGGCAACCAATTGACATCTGCTGTACAATCACAGGATTTTCCGATGATACAAGCGTCCTTTCTTTTGATCGCTGTTGCTGTCCTAGTGGCTAACCTGATTGTTGACTTGTTATACAGTCGATTGGATCCAAGGATTCGCACAGGAAGGGGAGTCGAAGGATGAAAGCTGAAATCACAACATCTTCGCAAATCAAAGTCAAGCAGACAAACAATATTTTAAGGGCATTCAAACCATTAAAGCTATTCTTTAGTAATGGAAAATCAGCAGCTGGTTTTATCATTTTTTCAATTTTTCTGTTCATAGCGGTCTTTGCTCCATGGATTGCACCTTATTCACCAAGTGCAGCTGTCTTTGATCCGAATTTATCACCGACTGCGGACCATTGGTTCGGAACGACAAACACAGGGCAGGATTTATACTCCCAATTTATTTATAGTGCGAGGAATACGATGGTTGTTGGTTTTGGCGCCGGTATTCTATCGACGATCATCGGTTTGATTTTCGGAGTTGTAGCAGGGTATAGGGGCGGATTGACCGACGCCATCCTTAGTTTCATCACAAATCTCTTCCTTGTGCTGCCTGGCCTGGCATTACTGATTGTGATCGGGGCTTATTTAAAAGCTTCTACTCCTTTTGTAAATGGACTGATTATTGCTTTGACCGGATGGGCCTGGGGAGCCAGGGTCTTTCGTTCCCAGACAATGACACTTGCCGGAAGGGACTTCATATCAGCTGCCAAAATGTCCGGAAAATCATCACTGGGCATTATGATTACTGAAATATGTCCGAATATGATGTCCATCATCGCAGGGAATATTATGTTTGCGACATTAGGCGCTATTTTAGCTGAATCTGGTTTAGCATTCTTAGGTTTTGAGGATATCAATTCAACCAGCTGGGGGACGATGCTTTATTGGGCGAGTTCCAACGCTGCACTCCTTAGAGGGGCGTGGTGGTGGTTTGTTCCGCCTGGCATCGGGATTGCATTGGTGGGACTTAGCCTCGTCCTGATGAACTTTGCGATTGATCAAATCACCAATCCACGCTTGAAGTCGCCAAGAAGGAGGAAGAATCATGGAAACAAACGTGCCCGTACTTGAACTTCAAAATGTATCAATTGCCTATGATTCCTCTGCTGGGATGGTTCATGCTGTCAATGATGTATCTCTCAAAATCTACGAAAATACGATTGTCGGGCTGATCGGTGAATCTGGATCAGGCAAGTCGACACTGGGAAACGCCATCATGCACTTATTAAAAAATAATGCCGTTCTTACATCAGGAACAATTAAAGTAATGGGTAAAGATGTATACAGCATGAGCAAAAATGACTTAAGGAAATTCCGCTGGAGTCAAATGTCCATGGTGTTTCAAAGTGCCATGAATGCCTTGAATCCTGTATTGACCATTGAGGAACAAATTTTAGACGTTTACCTTAGCCATGATAAACGCATGTCTAAGAAGGAAGCGAAAAAGAAAGCTATCGAATTGATGGATATCGTCAGTATCGACCCGAGATATTTAAAAAGCTATCCACATGAACTTTCAGGCGGAATGAGACAGAGGGTGGTCATTGCGATTGCCATTGCACTTGATCCAAAGCTTGTCATCATGGACGAGCCGACCACTGCATTGGATGTAGTTGTCCAGCGTTCGATCCTGGATAAGATAAAAGAAATACAAAGGGTCAAGAAGTATGCGATTTTATTCATCAGCCATGATTTCAGCCTGGTCTCTGAATTGGCCTCAAAAGTTGCCATCATGTATGCCGGGCGCTTTATTGAAGTGACAGACAGCAGCTCGCTCGATCAAGCTGACAGGCATCACCCATATACGCAAGGGCTTCTTAAAGCCATTCCACACTTGACTGCTGAAGATGTAACGATTGAGGGGATCCCGGGAAATCCACCGAATCTCGTCGATCTTCCGAGCGGCTGTGCCTACCACCCGCGGTGTCCGCACGCTTTCCATCTATGCAAGAAGGAAAGACCGGAAATCCGGGAAGTTGAAGGTAGAGATATTCAATGCCATCTTTATGAAACGGTTCAGAATTGAGGTGAAGGAATCTTGAAGCAGTCTGCATTAGTAGAAGTAGAAGATCTTGTCATTAAGTTTCCAGTTCGCGGGGAGCGGAAGAAGAAATATATCACACCTGTTGACAAGGTGAATCTTGAGATAAAAAAAGGCGAAGTACTTGCCTTAGTCGGAGAGTCCGGAAGTGGAAAAACGACCATTGGCCGGGCTCTGGTCCGATTGTTGAAACCAACTGAAGGCACAATCAATGTCCAAGGGAAAAAAGTACATTCATTAAAAGGAAAGGACTTGAACGAATATCGGAAAGTGGCTCAAATGATATTCCAAGATCCATTCGGTTCATTAAACCCAGTTAAAACGATTGAAAGCCATGTGAAATTTCCGTTAAGAAAGCACCAGGGCTATAAAGGAAAGGCATTGGATGAAAAAATATCCGATTTGCTTTTGCAAGTCGGATTGACGCCGGTCGAAGAAATCAGGAAGAAGCATCCCCATGAATTATCCGGCGGTCAGCGTCAGCGCCTGGCGATCGCCCGTGCCTTGGCCGTGAATCCACAATTTATCGTGGCAGATGAACCCACTTCCATGTTGGATGTATCCATACGAGCGGGAATTCTTCAATTAATGAACGACTTAAAGCGCGATCTTGGCCTGTCCTATTTATACATCACCCATGACTTGGCATCCGCTCGGTATTTTGGCGACCGAATCATGGTTTTATATGGCGGAAAGGTCATGGAAATTGCGGAATCAAAAGAATTGATTAAAAATCCGTTAAATCCATATACACGCTTGCTTTTAGCAGCGACTCCGGGCAGTGAATCCCAAATTGACCTTACGAATATGACGAATGATCCGCCGGACTTATCAGATGACAGAAAAGGCTGTCCGTTTGTTCATCGATGCCCATTGGCCACTGCTGTATGCAGGGAAACGATGCCGGCATTAAAACAGGCGGTGGAAGGTCATTTTGTCGCATGTCATCATTTAGAACAAAAGGAACAATGGAATTAGCAATGGCTGCTAACTTAGATGGCGAAAAAGGTATAAAAGAAAGGGTGAATGGAAATGAAGACATTTCCGGAATCATTTACTTGGGGTGCGGCAACGGCCTCTTATCAAATTGAAGGCGGTGCACATGCAGAAGGAAGAGGCGAATCCATCTGGGATCGTTTTGCCCGCCAGCCTGGGAAGGTTTATAAACAGCAAAATGGAGAAATCGCGTGTGATCATTTCCATCGGTACAAGGAAGATGTCCAATTAATGGCCGATCTTGGTATTCAATCCTACCGTTTCTCATTTGCTTGGCCGCGACTGTTTCCTCAAGAAGGAAGGTTCAATCCTGAGGGGCTTGAGTTTTATAAGCGCCTCTTGGATGAATTAGAAGCAAAAGGCATCACACCATCAGCCACCATTTATCATTGGGACCTGCCAACATGGCTTCAAGATAAGGGCGGCTGGACAAACCGGGAAACTGTCGAGCATTTTGTCACATTCGCTAAGGTATTGTTTGAGGAATTCGGTAGCCGCATCAACTCATGGATTACCCACAATGAACCGTGGTGCGCCGCATTCTTGGGATATGGATTCGGTGTCCATGCCCCCGGTCATACGGATTGGAATGAAGCGTTGATCGCATCGCACCACTTACTTTTATCCCACGGTAAAGTCGTAGAACTATACCGGTCCATGGGACTGAAAGGGGAAATCGGCATCACGCTCAATTTGTCCCCGGCAGTTCCTGCGACAGAATCTCCCGAAGATGCGGCTGCAGTCGAACGTTCTGACGGTTTTGCCAACAGGTGGTTTCTCGACCCGCTTTTTAAAGGGAGCTACCCTCAGGATATGCTGAGGCTGTATGAAAACAGATTTGGAATACTTAACTTTATAAAAGACGGGGATCTTGAAACAATATCCGTACAAAATGATTTCTTGGGGATCAACTATTACTCGCACAATATCGTTGGGGCGGATGACGAAAATGATGTACTCGGAGCCCGAAACATCAGTGAGACCGTTAACGTGACTGATATGGGTTGGGGAATCCACCCAGATTCCCTCTACCATCTGCTAACCCGCATTAAGATGGAATATACCGATATCCCTCTTTACATCACGGAAAATGGCGCTGCTTTTCCGGATCAAAAGGTTAATGGAAAAGTAGAAGATTATGAACGTATCAAATACCTTCATGATCATTTCGCAGCGGCACATCGATTCATTGAAGACGGTGGAAACTTACAGGGATATTATGTCTGGTCATTCCTGGACAATTATGAGTGGGCGTTTGGCTTCTCCAAACGGTTCGGCATCATCTATGTCGATTATGAAACCCTTGAGCGTACACCAAAAGAAAGCTATAAATGGTATCAAAAGGTGATCAAAAGCAATCAAATTGTGACCCGGAGAGACGGGAATAGAAAAAATGAACTTGGGGAAGTTTTTGAAGAAGCCCAATAAAGTACTTGAGGCCGACTGGTTCGGCCTCTTTTTCCGTTATATGCCTACCTGCTTTTCGATCACATGAAGTTTTTGATCGATATCATTGGATTCCGTTTTGATTTTTGTTCGTTTCTTTGTCACTAAATCATTTAGGTAATCCTTGATCTTTTTTTGCCTGGAATCGAGAATATTAATGATGGCAGACCGTTGATCGGAGTCGATGAGTTTTTCTTTTTGAAGTCTGTCCATCGCCGACAAGAAGCGATTTTCTTCCTGATTGGACATGGCCAGGTATTTGGAAGAGAAACTATTCATCGCATTGTAATGATCGACCGTCTTCCAGGTAGTGCTGCTGAAATTATGAACCGCCCACCATCTCCATGTGTTTTTATTGATGGCTTCCTTCCAGATATTTTCGATATTCGTGAGCTGCTGTTTTGTTTTGACTGAAGAGTATTCCCCGCCTCCAGCTTCAGCCACTTGTTTCAATTGTTGATCGGCTTTCGAATCGACGTCGAAGCCGATAATGTTTATTTTGACATTTGTTTGTTCCTGCTTTGCTTTTCTTGCGGCCGCAACCGGATCGCCGCCGCATGTTTCTATTCCATCACTCACCACGTAAATAAAGTTTTCCGTGTTTTCTCCCTGTTTGTCTGACAACTGGCGGTTCGCCATTTCGATACTGGCAGCTAAAGGAGTCCAACCGCTGGGATTGAACTTGGAAAGGGAATCGGAAAATTTCGCTTCATTAAATGACTGGAGCGGGTAGAAAGTATCAACTGCCTTACAGGACATTTCCTTGTCAGCATCACTGCCGGTGCCTTTGTAACCGAAAGCGATCAAAGAGACATGTACTGAATCGGGAAGCTCTTTGGCAAGGCGCTCAAGGCTCTTTTTAGCGAGTGCCATTTTACTCTCGCCGCCAACTTGTGCTTTCATGCTTCCGCTTGAATCAATTAGCAGCGCGACATTCACCTTTTTGTCCTGCTTTTTGGTGATTT
Encoded here:
- a CDS encoding ABC transporter ATP-binding protein — encoded protein: METNVPVLELQNVSIAYDSSAGMVHAVNDVSLKIYENTIVGLIGESGSGKSTLGNAIMHLLKNNAVLTSGTIKVMGKDVYSMSKNDLRKFRWSQMSMVFQSAMNALNPVLTIEEQILDVYLSHDKRMSKKEAKKKAIELMDIVSIDPRYLKSYPHELSGGMRQRVVIAIAIALDPKLVIMDEPTTALDVVVQRSILDKIKEIQRVKKYAILFISHDFSLVSELASKVAIMYAGRFIEVTDSSSLDQADRHHPYTQGLLKAIPHLTAEDVTIEGIPGNPPNLVDLPSGCAYHPRCPHAFHLCKKERPEIREVEGRDIQCHLYETVQN
- a CDS encoding ABC transporter permease is translated as MRYIMNRLGFFVLSLWAAVTINFILPRMMPGSPADAMFAKFQGQLTPAALEAMKKAYGIGQSSLWQQYIDYLHGLLTFDWGLSFMQYPTPVKDMIQGSIPWTLGLVGFSTVLSVFIGTTLGVYISWKRRGFLDNTLPIVSMIFQAMPYFWVALLFVFIFGFKLNWFPMAHGYDPSLTPGFTGSYITSIINHAFLPGITLLLGSLSGWIVGMRNNMMYTLGEDYVTFAEAKGVSTSRLMFSYAARNAILPQLTSFAIAIGNVVSGSILTEQVFSYPGIGNQLTSAVQSQDFPMIQASFLLIAVAVLVANLIVDLLYSRLDPRIRTGRGVEG
- a CDS encoding LacI family DNA-binding transcriptional regulator, translating into MLTIYDIAKKAGVSAATVSKVLNGRSDVGKNTIENVKRIIEELGYQPNSIARGLATKKSKTVGVFFQDHLNTGFRHHFLQDILASFKDVIGEYGYDLMFFANNHPENQVETFEARAKNRNVDGLFLLGVPRTDPNLIGIAKSSIPCMSIDLDLIGKNANYLCSDNIGGAMMAIDFLVEMGHSKIAFISDVFVTKPGSDRLTGFKMAMEKHKLPIVDNWIIPSDFSENGGYHSVKKLLVSDELPSAIFCAGDMMAIGAMDAIREAGMKIGEDISVIGFDDITLLKYVTPRLTTIRQKKETMGQMAAKELFKLMNDSDYSTSPLMIETELVIRDTVANINSSSFK
- a CDS encoding ABC transporter permease yields the protein MKAEITTSSQIKVKQTNNILRAFKPLKLFFSNGKSAAGFIIFSIFLFIAVFAPWIAPYSPSAAVFDPNLSPTADHWFGTTNTGQDLYSQFIYSARNTMVVGFGAGILSTIIGLIFGVVAGYRGGLTDAILSFITNLFLVLPGLALLIVIGAYLKASTPFVNGLIIALTGWAWGARVFRSQTMTLAGRDFISAAKMSGKSSLGIMITEICPNMMSIIAGNIMFATLGAILAESGLAFLGFEDINSTSWGTMLYWASSNAALLRGAWWWFVPPGIGIALVGLSLVLMNFAIDQITNPRLKSPRRRKNHGNKRART
- a CDS encoding ABC transporter substrate-binding protein, with amino-acid sequence MKNKRILPLMLMIFLAFTLVLSACTDKETSSETGKSTSKSAKPLVIGLSPAGQWQENFNPFSSTAMGGTNGLIFQPLYYFDPVSGKDNPMLATQFEWTNDNKTLVATLRDNVKWSDGEAFTADDVVFTFDLLKKDPAADTSGIWKEVTSVEKQGDNQVAFNFDQPNVPFQSYVLGVDIVPQHIWKDLGDPSKAKITQKLAIGTGPYVLESFTPQLYKMKANSNFYDGEYAVKNLEFPVYSGNDSEQLALTKGELDWAGIFIPDADKVYVSANKENNKYWFPPSNNVTLYPNLTNPLLKDVNVRKAISLAIDRKKLSDQAASGYDPLPSTTALILPRDKDWVDPSIPEDKLKFDYNKDAAVKTLEDAGYKKDKDGIFVSPDGEKLSFTLQTVSGWTDWATMAQLISQELNSVGFDVKVQQPDYAAYATNVQGGKYDLAISWTNSGPDPYKQYQDMLNSHGGWNLEKWNDPETDAALKKFQGTTDEAVQKEAINYLQNVMVEKMPTIPLVNGPVWYEYRTENYTGWPTEGDPYANPAPFNWPAPAIVLSKLKPNN
- a CDS encoding ABC-three component system middle component 6, with protein sequence MLIDKDSKPEETILYLSAQILLKIKKLERIKLALIENLYEEIDEKQPYFKYNLALNFLYLIDKLKIEGGDLVYVPKKNEDE